AAACCGGAGCAAACAAAATCCGGAAATGAAAGGCGAACAAACCCTATCGGAGCTCCACCACGCAAACCGGGGCTCCGGTACCAGACGAACCCGTTCCCAGGTAGCGCCAGACTGGACCGAAACAGATTCACTGATCCTGGTGAACGAGGTCGCCGCCGTCGAAGCCGATTGCCGGAAAGAGTTCTCGTCGTTCCAGAAATGGAAGGTCATCGCGCAAAACTGCACCGCTCTGGGAGTCCCTCGGTCGCTGGACCAGTACCGCCGCAAGTGGGAGGCCCTCCTCCACCAGTACAAGATCATCGACCACTGGAATTCGCAGTCGGCGGCTTCGTACTGGGCTATGGAGAGCGATCGGCGGAAGCAGTTCGGGCTTCCCCGGAGTTTTGATCACGAGGTTTTCAAGGCCATCGGAGGTTATGAGAAGGTGCAGGAGAATCAGTCGGATACGGAGGTGGATAGTGAGCCGGAGGCGGAGGCTGACGTGGCGGATGATGATGAAGGAGCTGTGGAACCAGGTAGGGTTTGTTTTATTCTTAAACGGCGTCGTTTTGGTGTTGTGACTTGTGAGAATTATGTCATTGTCAATTTGTGTTGTGGAACCAGCAATGAGTGATCTGTTTTGTTCTGCATGTTGGTTTATTATGCAATTTGAGTGACAGATATGGCTTAATTCCGATGAAGTTATGACAATGCGGTTAAGTTTTTGGTGAAAAAATGTATTAGGTCAGTGTGTTCATATGTATATGACAGTGTGTGCATTTCAGACATGAGAACTTGAGAATTTTTACTTGAATTGGGAGGTTTAGATTAAGCCTTCTTTGTACAATATGATCTTATATCGGGCAATGAAAAACTTACTCTTGTTATTTGATAGAAATTTGTCTTTATGTTTGTCAAAATTTAGAGCACCAAATGATAGTATTGTAAGAAACCCTGATTGTGAATAGAACTGGTAAGTTTGCAGATGGTGTTTTGTTAGTGGATAATAAGCCATGGAACAGAAATTGATACATTAATCTGAGAGGAAGAATGTTGTTATGCTGCTTATGCGTTAATGTTAGAAATGGAACGATATGTACATCCACTTACTAGTTCATTCTTCTATACAAATTAAAATTGATTGTTCTATGCCAAGTGTGCATACCATCTGTGGATTCTATATACTCATGGGAGATGCTGGGAAGTGTTTAGGTGGTTGAATTGGATAGTGAAACTGCTGCTGTTTTTTACTTATGGCTTGGTGAATTAGTTGTAATTAGATATTAACTTGTGTTGTATTCATGCTTGAAGCCTTAAAAGTGTAATAACCAGCTTGTTGGTCTTATGATTATCATGTATTATTAGACTCCAAGAGGAGGAGGCGACAGTCAACACAGCAGAAATGCAAACCAATTCAAAATCCAGTGAGGAGGTCTATGGTTAAAAGGCCTATACAAAAACCTCGTCAGACTCATGCAGCAGAAAAGCCAGTACAAAAGGCTTGTCAAGCGCAAGTGGAAGAAAAGACTGCACAAAAGAATCGTCAAATGCGTGTAGAAGAAAAGACTATAGAAAAGCCTGTTCAAACCCACGTGACGGAAAAGCCTGGAGAAAAGCCTCGCGAGACCCATGTAGAAGAAAAGCCTCACCAAACCCATGAGGAAGAAGAACCTGTTGAAAAGGCTCGCCAAACTCATGCACAAGAGAAGCCTGTAAAAAAGCCTTGCCAAACTCATGTGGAAGGAGATCCTTTAAAAAATCCTCCCAAAACCCTTGCAGAAGAAAATGTAGTAGGTAAGTCTTGCCAGACCCATGCTGAAGAAAAGCATGTGGAAAGCTGCCTAGAAGCAATTCCTATGGAGAATTTGGCTGAAGAAAAGCTTCACCAAACCCATGCTGAAGAAAAGCATATGGAAAGCTGCCTAGAAGCAATTCCTATGGAGAATTTGGCCGAAGAAAAGCTTCACCAAACCCATGAAGAAGTAAAGCCTGTGGGAAGCTGCTTAGATGCAACCCCTACGAAGAAGCTGGCAGAAGAACTGCCTCAGAAAAGCTGTTTGAAGAAAAAAATAAGACCTTAGAAGAACAGCCTGGGGGAGGTTGCTCAGAAGAACTCCCCATGAAGAGCATGGCATCAAAAAAGACTCTGAAAAGCGGTCTGAAGAGGAAGCAACAAAATGCTCAAATGGAAGAGAAGATAATGAACATTAAAGAACAGGAGCAAATGATGGCTATGAAACTGCAGTGGAGTGCAGAACTCATCCGTGCTATTGTTACTGAGAATGCTGACAATCAGGCTGCTGATGAGACGAGCACCAAGGACCTCCGAGCTGATTTAGTTAGACGTCAAGGGGACCAGGTTATCGCATGCCTGGCAGATATTGTGAAGACTCTTAACCAGGTTCATCATCTTGTTCAGGAACGTAAATAGTCTTTCTTTATCTCTTCTTTCATCCTTTCTTTTTCCGGGTTAACTGAATGTGAATATTTTAATGGTTTTGATATCAAAATTGATCGTATAAATGCTAATTTAACATCGGTTGTAGCTTTTTTGTGGTAGCGAGTGTGACTATGTCATCCTAGTAAAAGAAGGTTAATATGAGATTGCTTTCAATAATGTGTGTTTTACAAGTCTTTTCCAACTTTTACAGTTCTTTCACATACTTTAAGTTGACAAAAATGTATACATTCTTACTGTTTGTGCATCCGTCCTTGTTCTATATTCCTGCTGGAAGGACATGCAAACCTTCCCAGGAAGACAAGAATTGATTGATTGCTTAAAGTTGTTTAGCAGCTATATATATCTAAGACAAAACAACTACTTTACTTAGTACCCACAGCACTA
The window above is part of the Fragaria vesca subsp. vesca linkage group LG2, FraVesHawaii_1.0, whole genome shotgun sequence genome. Proteins encoded here:
- the LOC101309909 gene encoding uncharacterized protein LOC101309909, whose product is MKGEQTLSELHHANRGSGTRRTRSQVAPDWTETDSLILVNEVAAVEADCRKEFSSFQKWKVIAQNCTALGVPRSLDQYRRKWEALLHQYKIIDHWNSQSAASYWAMESDRRKQFGLPRSFDHEVFKAIGGYEKVQENQSDTEVDSEPEAEADVADDDEGAVEPDSKRRRRQSTQQKCKPIQNPVRRSMVKRPIQKPRQTHAAEKPVQKACQAQVEEKTAQKNRQMRVEEKTIEKPVQTHVTEKPGEKPRETHVEEKPHQTHEEEEPVEKARQTHAQEKPVKKPCQTHVEGDPLKNPPKTLAEENVVGKSCQTHAEEKHVESCLEAIPMENLAEEKLHQTHAEEKHMESCLEAIPMENLAEEKLHQTHEEVKPVGSCLDATPTKKLAEELPQKSCLKKKIRP